From a region of the Buchnera aphidicola (Aphis fabae) genome:
- a CDS encoding MFS transporter → MKNYKMNVFELQVTLSFCVIFLLRMLGVFSILPVLSKYGLYLNGGNKFLIGLSISVYAIAQMIFQIPFGFLSDKFGRKEIIIFGLFIFLIGSIIAANTNSIWGLIIGRAIQGSGAISGVSMALLSDLVRKENRIKSISAIGASFAVSFLISIVFGSLIIEKFNFSFIFWFSSVFSMICILIVFFMIPTDRNQEYQVKKLNKKIKFFNQKNIKYLFNINFCRFYFSIFCLHFLLTMHFLIIPEQLELSGLISNYHWIIYLVTIIFSFFILYFIVVYGNFYFCLKNIIEICVFFIFLSSLFFLFLYNHLFYLVLSLQIFFIAFNILEVFLPSYLSQKISINNYKGSIMSIYSTSQYLGISLGGIINGWLYTFLNVSQIFLCEVFLVFIWFVFNCFCKK, encoded by the coding sequence ATGAAAAATTATAAAATGAATGTTTTTGAATTACAAGTAACATTAAGTTTTTGTGTTATTTTTTTATTACGTATGTTAGGTGTTTTTTCTATTCTTCCAGTATTAAGTAAATATGGATTATATTTAAATGGAGGGAATAAATTTTTAATTGGGTTATCTATTAGTGTTTATGCTATTGCTCAAATGATATTTCAAATTCCATTTGGTTTTTTATCTGATAAATTTGGTCGAAAAGAAATAATTATATTTGGACTTTTTATTTTTTTAATTGGAAGTATTATAGCTGCAAATACAAATTCTATTTGGGGGTTAATAATTGGAAGAGCTATACAAGGTTCTGGAGCTATTTCTGGTGTTTCTATGGCGCTTTTATCTGATTTAGTGAGAAAAGAAAATCGTATTAAATCTATTTCTGCTATAGGTGCTAGTTTTGCTGTTTCTTTTTTAATTTCTATTGTTTTTGGATCATTAATTATTGAAAAATTTAATTTTTCTTTTATTTTTTGGTTTTCTTCTGTATTTTCAATGATTTGTATTTTAATTGTTTTTTTTATGATTCCTACTGATAGAAATCAAGAGTATCAGGTGAAGAAGTTAAACAAAAAAATAAAATTTTTTAATCAAAAAAATATTAAATATTTATTTAATATAAATTTTTGTAGATTTTATTTTAGTATATTTTGTTTGCATTTTTTATTAACAATGCATTTTTTAATTATACCTGAGCAATTAGAGCTTTCTGGACTTATTTCAAATTATCATTGGATTATTTATTTAGTTACAATAATATTTTCTTTTTTTATTTTATATTTTATAGTTGTATATGGTAATTTTTATTTTTGTTTAAAAAATATTATTGAAATATGTGTTTTTTTTATTTTTTTATCATCATTGTTTTTTTTATTTTTATACAATCATTTATTCTATTTAGTATTATCTTTACAGATATTTTTTATTGCTTTTAATATATTAGAAGTTTTTCTTCCTTCATATTTAAGTCAAAAAATATCTATTAATAATTATAAAGGCAGTATTATGAGTATTTATTCTACTAGTCAGTATTTAGGAATCTCTTTAGGAGGTATTATAAATGGATGGTTATATACTTTTTTAAATGTTTCACAAATTTTTTTATGTGAAGTTTTTTTAGTTTTTATATGGTTTGTATTTAATTGTTTTTGTAAAAAATAA
- the cyoA gene encoding ubiquinol oxidase subunit II, protein MIFKNFNKFFKILLLTSIIFMLNGCNSMLLTSHGTIAKQESSLILISFIMMLFVVIPVLFMTIYFSIKYRASNTNQIYKPNWSDSKIIETIVWIIPVLIISFLAFLTWNYCHILDPKKSILSKNKPIKIDVVALDWRWLFVYPDYGIASINEIAFPINTPVIFSITSNSVMNSFFIPSLGSQIYAMPGMITKLNLISNDSGEYKGISSNYSGKGFSNMKFTVISLPNKKMFINWINKIKHSPKKLNTINMFNKVSFPNETHYVEYFSNVDQALFNRIFH, encoded by the coding sequence ATGATATTCAAAAATTTTAATAAATTTTTTAAAATCTTATTGTTAACTTCAATTATTTTCATGTTAAATGGTTGTAATAGTATGTTATTAACTTCACATGGAACAATTGCAAAACAAGAATCTTCATTAATTTTGATATCATTTATCATGATGTTGTTTGTCGTTATTCCTGTTCTTTTTATGACAATATATTTTTCAATTAAATATCGTGCTTCTAATACAAATCAAATATATAAGCCAAATTGGTCTGATTCTAAAATAATAGAAACAATAGTATGGATTATACCTGTTTTAATAATTTCTTTTTTAGCATTTTTAACATGGAATTATTGTCATATATTAGATCCTAAAAAATCTATATTATCTAAAAATAAACCTATTAAAATAGATGTTGTTGCGTTAGATTGGAGATGGTTGTTTGTTTATCCAGATTATGGTATAGCAAGTATTAATGAAATAGCTTTTCCTATAAATACACCAGTAATTTTTAGTATAACCTCAAATTCTGTTATGAATTCTTTTTTTATTCCTTCTCTTGGTAGTCAAATATACGCTATGCCTGGAATGATAACAAAACTAAATTTAATTTCTAATGATTCAGGAGAATATAAAGGAATATCTTCTAATTATAGCGGAAAAGGATTTTCTAATATGAAATTTACTGTAATCTCATTGCCAAATAAAAAAATGTTTATAAATTGGATTAATAAAATAAAACATTCACCAAAAAAATTAAATACTATAAACATGTTTAACAAAGTATCTTTTCCTAATGAAACTCATTATGTAGAATATTTTTCTAATGTTGATCAGGCACTATTTAATAGAATATTTCATTAA
- the clpX gene encoding ATP-dependent Clp protease ATP-binding subunit ClpX, with the protein MKDKSKDDSKTLLHCSFCGKNQKEVEKLIAGPSVCICNECIKLCNNIIEETKIPKDTQNDDLKNLPTPSEIKKYLDSYVIGQDHTKKVLSVAVYNHYQRIRNISKNKEKTELGKSNILLIGPTGSGKTLLAETLAKLLNVPFSIADATTLTEAGYVGEDVENVIQKLLQKCKYNVKKAELGIIYIDEIDKISRKSDNPSITRDVSGEGVQQALLKIIEGTLASIPPQGGRKHPQQEFLQINTSNILFICAGAFSGLSNIISKRINISTEIGFNAEINKKTKKKSEEHLLKQVQPKDLIKFGLIPEFIGRLPIITIVNELTENALIEILCKPKNALIKQYQTLFELEKVKLEFDKKSIKAISKQAMLKKTGARGLRSIIEKVLLNIMYELPSMKNVEKVLITESVIHSKSLPKIIYEKNKSKKASGE; encoded by the coding sequence ATGAAAGATAAGAGTAAAGATGATTCTAAAACATTGCTTCATTGCTCTTTTTGTGGAAAAAACCAAAAGGAAGTGGAAAAACTAATTGCTGGTCCATCAGTATGTATATGCAATGAATGTATAAAACTATGTAATAATATTATTGAAGAAACTAAAATACCAAAAGATACTCAAAATGATGATTTAAAAAATTTACCTACACCATCTGAAATAAAAAAATATCTTGATAGCTATGTTATAGGACAAGATCACACAAAGAAAGTTTTATCTGTAGCTGTTTATAATCACTATCAACGTATTAGAAACATCAGTAAAAATAAAGAAAAAACTGAACTTGGAAAAAGTAATATTTTATTAATTGGGCCTACTGGAAGTGGAAAAACTTTATTAGCAGAAACACTGGCAAAACTATTAAATGTACCATTTAGTATTGCAGATGCTACTACTTTAACAGAAGCAGGATATGTAGGAGAAGATGTTGAAAATGTAATACAAAAACTATTACAAAAATGCAAATATAATGTTAAAAAAGCGGAACTAGGTATTATATATATCGATGAAATTGATAAAATTTCAAGAAAATCTGATAACCCTTCTATAACTAGAGATGTTTCAGGAGAAGGAGTGCAACAAGCTTTACTAAAAATTATTGAAGGAACTTTAGCATCTATTCCGCCACAAGGTGGTCGTAAACATCCACAACAAGAATTTTTACAAATTAATACTTCAAATATTTTATTTATATGCGCAGGTGCGTTTTCAGGGTTATCTAATATTATTTCAAAAAGAATTAACATAAGCACTGAAATTGGATTTAATGCAGAAATTAACAAGAAAACTAAAAAAAAATCAGAAGAACACTTATTAAAACAAGTTCAACCAAAAGATTTAATAAAATTTGGATTAATTCCTGAATTTATTGGACGTTTGCCTATTATTACAATAGTAAATGAATTAACAGAAAACGCGCTTATTGAAATCTTATGCAAACCTAAAAATGCTTTAATTAAACAATATCAAACATTATTTGAATTAGAAAAAGTAAAATTAGAATTTGATAAAAAATCAATTAAAGCTATTTCAAAACAAGCAATGTTAAAAAAAACAGGAGCAAGAGGATTAAGATCTATTATTGAAAAAGTTTTGTTAAATATAATGTATGAATTACCATCAATGAAAAATGTAGAAAAAGTACTTATCACTGAATCAGTAATACATTCAAAATCATTGCCTAAAATAATATATGAAAAAAATAAATCAAAAAAAGCATCTGGTGAATAA
- the tig gene encoding trigger factor, whose amino-acid sequence MKFLLEKTKDAGHRVTINIPKTIIDTALIKEFSKINKKTNINGFRKGKVPIKIIQNKYGNNVYYDVFNKLMQKFFFEFLNKEKINIIGYPKYYIDEKKEKNENFKYSVTYEIYPDIKINEISSIKAEKIIVNITDEDIKKNILENQQKTTVWIEVNRAIKINDRVTINYSIYENNKKIDKFDTKNVQFIVFKNHFIDELNNKIINHYTNDIVFLKIFFSLFHPEKELNNKNITFKIKIIKVEEELEIDKKINNIKFIESNLQSIKNQIIQDINKLTQNHLKNQIIYKLIQANPIIIPPILLQEEIISLNKKLIEEYKVKTKNILDKKYHINLESQAKKILCTKLILEKIIHDYNISVDAQKIESTIKEISLQYKKPLEIINIYNKNKILRKTIKNLELEKEAIKFLKNKIKIIKKYYTFNEFINYNLNYLEELYF is encoded by the coding sequence ATGAAATTTCTTCTGGAAAAAACTAAAGATGCAGGTCATCGTGTTACAATCAATATTCCAAAAACAATAATAGATACTGCTCTTATCAAAGAGTTTTCTAAAATTAACAAAAAAACAAATATTAATGGTTTCAGAAAAGGAAAAGTGCCTATTAAAATAATACAAAATAAATATGGAAATAATGTGTATTATGATGTATTTAATAAACTAATGCAAAAATTTTTTTTTGAATTTTTAAATAAAGAGAAAATTAATATTATTGGTTATCCTAAATATTATATAGATGAAAAAAAAGAAAAAAACGAAAATTTTAAATACTCTGTTACCTATGAAATATATCCTGATATTAAAATAAACGAAATAAGTTCAATTAAAGCAGAAAAAATTATTGTTAATATTACTGATGAAGATATAAAAAAAAATATATTAGAAAATCAACAAAAAACAACTGTTTGGATTGAAGTCAATAGAGCTATTAAAATTAATGATAGAGTCACAATTAATTATTCGATTTATGAAAATAATAAAAAAATAGATAAATTTGATACAAAAAACGTTCAGTTTATTGTTTTCAAAAATCATTTTATAGATGAACTAAATAATAAAATAATTAACCATTATACTAATGATATTGTTTTTTTAAAAATATTTTTTTCTTTATTTCACCCAGAAAAAGAACTTAACAATAAAAACATAACATTTAAAATTAAGATAATAAAAGTTGAGGAAGAACTAGAAATAGACAAAAAAATTAACAATATTAAGTTCATTGAATCAAATTTACAATCTATAAAAAATCAAATCATTCAAGATATAAATAAATTAACTCAAAATCATTTAAAAAATCAAATTATATACAAATTAATACAAGCAAATCCAATTATAATACCACCTATTCTATTACAAGAAGAAATAATAAGTTTAAATAAAAAACTGATAGAAGAATACAAAGTAAAAACAAAAAATATTTTAGATAAAAAATATCATATTAATCTTGAATCACAGGCTAAAAAAATATTATGTACTAAATTAATTTTAGAAAAAATTATTCATGATTATAACATTTCAGTCGATGCACAAAAAATTGAATCAACAATTAAGGAAATATCTTTACAATATAAAAAACCATTGGAAATCATTAATATATATAATAAAAATAAAATATTAAGAAAAACAATAAAAAATTTAGAATTAGAAAAAGAAGCTATAAAATTTTTAAAAAATAAAATTAAAATCATAAAAAAATATTATACTTTTAATGAATTTATAAATTATAACTTAAATTATTTAGAAGAATTATATTTTTAA
- the cyoC gene encoding cytochrome o ubiquinol oxidase subunit III: MIKKIKNQISYPFFKKKGHNLDNNKLFGLWIYLMSDCIMFAVLFAVYAIIFNNLPMNFINHKIFNLSSIFFETVILLFSSLTCAMITIEQNRKNIKMVFFYFIITFILGVLFLIMELNEFYYLFLENCTPNQHAFFSIFFTIIGIHGVHIIFGLILILSIIFQIFKLGLTNTIQVRILCFSLFWHFLDIIWVCIFTFVYLNGVV, translated from the coding sequence ATGATAAAGAAAATAAAAAATCAAATATCTTATCCTTTTTTCAAGAAAAAAGGTCATAATCTTGACAATAATAAATTATTTGGATTATGGATATATTTAATGAGTGATTGCATTATGTTTGCTGTTTTATTTGCTGTATATGCAATTATTTTTAATAATTTACCTATGAATTTTATTAATCATAAAATTTTTAATTTATCTTCTATTTTTTTTGAAACAGTTATTTTATTATTTAGCTCATTAACATGTGCTATGATAACTATAGAACAAAATAGAAAGAATATAAAAATGGTTTTTTTTTATTTTATCATTACGTTTATTTTAGGTGTACTTTTTTTGATAATGGAACTTAATGAATTTTATTATTTATTTTTAGAAAACTGTACTCCTAATCAACATGCTTTTTTTTCTATTTTTTTTACAATCATAGGTATACATGGTGTTCATATTATTTTTGGTTTAATTTTGATATTATCAATCATTTTTCAGATTTTTAAATTAGGATTAACTAATACTATTCAAGTTCGAATATTATGTTTTAGTTTATTTTGGCATTTTTTAGATATTATATGGGTTTGTATTTTTACTTTTGTTTATTTAAATGGAGTAGTTTAA
- the clpP gene encoding ATP-dependent Clp endopeptidase proteolytic subunit ClpP: MSNSILIPMVVEQHSRGERSYDIYSRLLKERIIFMSGTIEDSMANTIIAQMLFLEAENPEKDIFLYINSPGGIITSGMSIYDTMQFISPDIRTICIGQACSMAAFLLASGTKGKRFSLLNSRIMIHQPLGGFQGQASDIAIHAKEIIKMKKKLNQLFSVHTGQSIKKINKDTERDCFLSANESIEYGLIDLILTKRK; this comes from the coding sequence ATGTCTAATTCAATATTAATTCCAATGGTGGTTGAACAACATTCAAGAGGAGAACGCTCATATGATATATATTCAAGATTATTAAAAGAACGTATAATTTTTATGAGTGGAACTATAGAAGATAGTATGGCAAATACTATAATAGCTCAAATGCTTTTTTTAGAGGCAGAAAATCCAGAAAAAGATATATTTTTATATATTAACTCACCAGGTGGTATTATTACTTCAGGTATGTCTATTTATGATACCATGCAATTTATTAGTCCAGATATAAGAACTATTTGCATTGGCCAAGCATGTTCAATGGCTGCTTTTTTATTAGCATCCGGAACGAAAGGAAAAAGATTTTCTTTACTAAATTCTAGAATTATGATTCATCAACCATTAGGTGGATTTCAAGGACAAGCATCAGATATTGCTATTCATGCAAAAGAAATAATTAAAATGAAAAAAAAATTAAATCAATTATTTTCTGTACATACTGGTCAATCTATTAAAAAAATAAATAAAGACACAGAAAGAGATTGTTTTTTATCAGCAAACGAATCCATCGAATATGGATTAATTGATTTAATCCTAACTAAAAGAAAATAA
- a CDS encoding BolA/IbaG family iron-sulfur metabolism protein, giving the protein MCLKQIKKYLASNINISHIEIYNDSKSHKYAKNTLTHITIIIISDDFVNKKTTDRHRLIFKILYEIHKKNIYSITLYTYTLNEWKYKKYNIDYSSKCFQKIL; this is encoded by the coding sequence ATGTGTTTAAAACAAATAAAAAAATATTTAGCATCAAACATAAATATCAGTCATATTGAAATTTATAACGATAGCAAATCTCATAAATATGCTAAAAATACTCTTACACATATAACAATAATCATTATTAGCGATGATTTTGTTAATAAAAAAACAACTGATAGACATCGTTTAATTTTTAAAATATTGTATGAAATACATAAAAAAAACATATATTCAATTACATTATATACTTATACTTTAAATGAGTGGAAATATAAAAAATACAACATCGATTATTCTTCAAAATGTTTTCAAAAAATATTATAA
- the cyoB gene encoding cytochrome o ubiquinol oxidase subunit I, giving the protein MFGKLTLDAIPYNEPIIMVTYAFIILIGLCLISAITYYGKWKYLWSEWFTSVDHKKIAIMYGILAFVMLFRGFVDAILMRTQQVIASSGNNGFLPSHHYDQIFTAHGVIMIFFVAMPLVIGLMNLVVPLQIGARDIAFPFLNSLSFWLNVSSAILLTISLGVGEFAQTGWLAYPPLSGIKYSPGVGVDYWIWSLQISGIGTTLTGINFLVTILKMRAPGMNFFKMPVFTWASLCTNILIVISFPVLTVTLLLLTLDRYFNFHFFTNDLGGNAMMYVNLIWIWGHPEVYILVLPVFGIFSEVVATFSKKRLFGYVSLVWATLAITILSFIVWLHHFFTMGAGSNINAFFGITTMIIAIPTGVKIFNWLFTMYQGRVYLHSSMLWTIGFLLTFSIGGMTGVLLSIPPVDFILHNSVFLVAHFHNVIIGGVVFGCFAGINYWFPKLFGFILNETWGKRSFWFWIIGFFTAFMPLYFLGFMGMTRRLSQNIDLEFHFLLCIAAIGAVLIGIGIICQIVQFWISIKNRHHNLDVTGDPWDGRTLEWSTSSPAPFYNFAIIPHVKNKDDFWETKKQKKHIKNINYSEIHMPKNTELGFIIGFLSLIFGFSAVWHIFWLCSLSFFIIIVSLIMKSINENNEYIVSIKEIKEIEDQKFLNIKKVGLK; this is encoded by the coding sequence ATGTTTGGAAAATTAACATTAGATGCCATTCCTTATAATGAACCTATTATAATGGTAACTTATGCTTTTATTATTTTAATTGGATTATGTTTAATTTCAGCTATTACGTACTACGGGAAATGGAAGTATTTATGGTCTGAATGGTTTACTAGTGTTGATCATAAAAAAATAGCTATTATGTATGGAATATTGGCATTTGTTATGTTATTTAGAGGATTTGTAGATGCTATATTAATGCGAACTCAACAAGTAATTGCATCTTCAGGTAATAATGGTTTTTTACCATCACATCATTATGATCAAATATTTACAGCACACGGTGTTATAATGATTTTTTTTGTTGCTATGCCTCTTGTAATTGGATTAATGAATTTAGTAGTTCCATTACAAATTGGTGCTCGTGACATAGCTTTTCCTTTTCTTAATAGTTTGAGTTTTTGGTTAAATGTCAGTAGTGCTATATTATTAACTATTTCTTTGGGAGTTGGTGAATTTGCGCAAACTGGATGGTTAGCTTATCCACCTTTGTCTGGTATTAAGTATAGTCCTGGTGTTGGAGTAGATTATTGGATTTGGAGTCTTCAAATTTCTGGAATTGGAACAACTTTAACAGGAATTAATTTTTTAGTAACTATTCTAAAAATGAGAGCTCCTGGGATGAATTTTTTTAAAATGCCTGTATTTACTTGGGCATCTTTATGTACAAATATATTAATAGTTATATCTTTTCCGGTATTAACTGTAACTTTGTTGTTATTAACTTTAGATCGTTATTTTAATTTTCATTTTTTTACTAATGATCTTGGTGGAAATGCTATGATGTATGTTAATTTAATATGGATTTGGGGACATCCAGAAGTATACATTTTAGTTCTTCCAGTGTTCGGTATTTTTTCAGAAGTCGTAGCTACTTTTTCAAAGAAGCGTTTATTTGGATATGTATCTTTGGTATGGGCAACATTAGCTATTACTATTTTATCTTTTATTGTTTGGTTACATCATTTCTTTACTATGGGTGCAGGATCAAATATAAATGCTTTTTTTGGAATTACTACTATGATAATAGCAATTCCTACTGGAGTAAAAATTTTTAATTGGCTGTTTACTATGTATCAAGGTCGTGTTTATCTACATTCTTCAATGTTATGGACTATAGGATTTTTATTAACTTTTTCTATTGGTGGGATGACTGGTGTATTATTATCTATTCCTCCGGTTGATTTTATTTTGCATAACAGTGTATTTTTAGTTGCTCATTTCCATAATGTAATAATTGGTGGTGTTGTTTTTGGTTGCTTTGCTGGAATTAATTATTGGTTTCCAAAATTATTTGGTTTTATTTTAAATGAAACTTGGGGAAAACGTTCATTTTGGTTTTGGATAATAGGTTTTTTTACTGCATTTATGCCTTTATATTTTTTAGGTTTTATGGGTATGACTCGTCGTTTAAGTCAAAATATTGACTTAGAATTTCATTTTTTATTATGTATTGCTGCTATTGGTGCTGTTTTAATTGGTATAGGTATTATATGTCAAATAGTTCAATTTTGGATTTCAATAAAAAATCGTCATCATAATTTAGATGTTACTGGTGATCCATGGGATGGAAGAACTTTAGAATGGTCTACTTCTTCTCCTGCACCGTTTTATAATTTTGCTATTATTCCTCATGTTAAAAATAAAGATGATTTTTGGGAAACAAAAAAACAAAAAAAACATATAAAAAATATCAATTATTCTGAAATTCATATGCCAAAAAATACAGAATTAGGATTTATTATTGGTTTTTTATCTTTAATATTTGGTTTTTCTGCTGTTTGGCATATTTTTTGGTTATGTTCATTATCTTTTTTTATAATAATTGTGAGTTTAATTATGAAAAGTATAAATGAAAATAATGAATATATAGTTTCTATAAAGGAAATTAAAGAAATAGAAGATCAAAAATTTTTAAATATTAAAAAAGTAGGTTTAAAATGA
- a CDS encoding TusE/DsrC/DsvC family sulfur relay protein, translating into MLSIKNIKKYINYEKIEKDLDGYLKNNKDWNIYLAEEIAKKEKIILTNNHWEIIYFIREFYFKYNITPSMRMLISGINKKLGKNIHSIYLFQLFPKGPAQQASKIAGIPKPSQCL; encoded by the coding sequence ATGTTATCCATAAAAAATATCAAAAAATATATAAATTACGAAAAAATAGAAAAAGATTTAGACGGATACCTAAAAAATAATAAAGATTGGAATATTTACTTAGCAGAAGAAATTGCAAAAAAAGAAAAAATTATACTTACAAATAATCATTGGGAAATAATATATTTTATAAGAGAATTTTATTTTAAATATAATATTACACCATCAATGCGAATGCTAATTAGTGGTATTAACAAGAAACTAGGTAAAAATATTCACAGTATTTATTTATTTCAACTATTTCCTAAAGGTCCAGCACAACAAGCTAGTAAAATAGCTGGAATACCGAAACCTTCACAATGTTTATAA
- the cyoD gene encoding cytochrome o ubiquinol oxidase subunit IV produces MFKYFKLKLYFNEKVQSYIYGFLLSILLTIIPFLIVKNQFFSHSISRLIMLLCAFFQIVVHFIYFLHLNNIQKNYWYLTSLLFILIIMFIVVFGSIWIMFNLNHHVMMI; encoded by the coding sequence ATGTTTAAATATTTTAAATTAAAACTTTATTTTAATGAGAAAGTACAATCTTATATATATGGTTTTTTACTGTCTATATTATTAACTATAATTCCTTTTTTAATTGTTAAAAATCAATTTTTTTCTCATTCAATCAGTCGATTAATAATGTTATTATGTGCTTTTTTTCAAATTGTCGTACATTTTATATATTTTTTGCATTTAAATAATATTCAAAAAAATTATTGGTATTTAACGTCTTTATTATTTATTTTAATTATTATGTTCATTGTTGTATTTGGTTCTATATGGATTATGTTCAACTTAAATCATCATGTTATGATGATATAA
- the cyoE gene encoding heme o synthase — MLKYYLEIIKPRIILGNIVLIIGSFLFSSRFSFNIFLFISTILGTSLVIASSCVFNNLIDIEIDSKMKRTKNRVLVKKLLEPRLACFFGTIIGGLGIFTLGFLVNFLSMFLSIIGFIIYVFIYTFLKRKSIYSTFIGSFSGSIPSLIGYTAVNNSISIVCILLFIIFIFWQMSHFYAISIVYLADYKNANLPVFPIVKGVSKTKKHIFYYIICFTLSSFILTFLGYLSYVFLFFVSILNLYWLYISYLNMKEKDHFKFSSKIFYFSIIIVIFFNILISIDFRF; from the coding sequence ATGCTGAAATATTATTTAGAAATAATCAAACCTCGTATTATTTTAGGAAATATAGTTTTAATTATAGGTAGTTTTTTATTTTCATCGCGTTTTTCTTTTAATATTTTTTTGTTTATATCTACTATTTTAGGGACATCTCTAGTTATTGCTTCTAGTTGTGTTTTTAATAATTTAATTGATATAGAAATAGATTCTAAAATGAAAAGGACAAAAAATAGAGTTTTAGTAAAAAAATTACTTGAACCTAGATTAGCTTGTTTTTTTGGAACTATTATAGGTGGATTAGGTATATTTACATTAGGTTTTTTAGTAAATTTTTTATCAATGTTTTTATCAATAATTGGATTTATCATTTATGTTTTTATTTATACATTTTTAAAAAGAAAATCAATATATTCTACTTTTATTGGAAGTTTTTCAGGTTCAATACCATCATTAATTGGGTATACTGCTGTTAATAATTCTATTAGTATAGTTTGTATTTTATTATTTATTATTTTTATATTTTGGCAAATGTCTCATTTTTATGCAATTTCTATTGTTTATTTAGCAGACTACAAAAATGCAAATTTACCTGTTTTTCCCATAGTAAAAGGTGTTTCAAAAACAAAGAAACATATTTTTTATTATATAATATGTTTTACTTTATCTAGTTTTATATTAACATTTTTAGGTTATTTAAGTTATGTTTTTCTTTTTTTTGTTTCTATTTTAAACTTATATTGGTTATATATATCTTACTTGAATATGAAAGAAAAAGATCATTTTAAATTTTCTAGTAAAATATTTTATTTTTCTATTATAATAGTTATATTTTTTAATATATTGATTTCAATTGATTTTAGATTTTAA